A stretch of Longimicrobiaceae bacterium DNA encodes these proteins:
- a CDS encoding metallophosphoesterase yields the protein MSEIKQAQGGEPVSERRSGRRKDDRQHNVRIAAVGDFHCGEEDVGAYRELFARANTEADVLLLAGDLTRRGTPAEMRVAVGELADVKIPILAVLGNHDHESGNVDQVSAILRERGVHLLDGEPFELDEHVGFAGAKGYMGGFGRYTLTAFGEADTKTFVNTTLEETHRLEMGLRRLSTPIRVVLLHYAPVVDTVMGEPEQIFPFLGNDRLAEPLDRFGADVVFHGHAHHGTFRGRTPGGVPVFNVSHVLVKKEGAPMYFLYEIPLPEPAGDAEPQEPALNLAPSSSRGGSAEIS from the coding sequence ATGAGCGAGATCAAGCAGGCGCAGGGCGGCGAGCCCGTGAGCGAGCGCCGGTCCGGACGGCGCAAAGACGACCGGCAGCACAACGTGCGGATCGCCGCGGTGGGCGACTTCCACTGCGGCGAGGAGGACGTGGGCGCGTACCGCGAGCTCTTCGCCCGCGCCAACACCGAGGCCGACGTGCTGCTGCTCGCCGGCGACCTCACCCGCCGTGGCACCCCGGCCGAGATGCGCGTGGCGGTGGGCGAGCTGGCCGACGTGAAGATTCCCATCCTGGCCGTGCTGGGGAACCACGACCACGAGAGCGGCAACGTAGACCAGGTCTCTGCGATCCTCCGCGAGCGCGGCGTTCACCTGCTGGACGGCGAGCCGTTCGAGCTGGACGAGCACGTGGGCTTCGCGGGCGCCAAGGGCTACATGGGCGGCTTCGGCCGCTACACGCTCACGGCCTTCGGCGAGGCCGACACGAAGACTTTCGTGAACACCACGCTCGAGGAGACGCACCGCCTGGAGATGGGGCTGCGGCGCCTGTCCACGCCCATCCGCGTGGTGCTGCTGCACTACGCGCCGGTGGTGGACACGGTGATGGGCGAACCGGAGCAGATCTTCCCCTTCCTGGGCAACGACCGCCTCGCCGAGCCGCTGGACCGCTTCGGCGCCGACGTGGTGTTCCACGGCCACGCCCACCACGGCACCTTCCGCGGGCGCACGCCGGGCGGGGTGCCGGTGTTCAACGTGTCGCACGTGCTGGTGAAGAAGGAAGGCGCGCCCATGTACTTCCTCTACGAGATCCCGCTCCCGGAGCCGGCGGGCGATGCGGAGCCCCAGGAGCCCGCGCTGAACCTTGCGCCCTCGTCCTCCCGCGGCGGTTCCGCGGAGATCTCGTAG